A stretch of DNA from Paracoccus methylovorus:
GGGGCTGGGTTGGGGTGCTTGACGTCAATCTAGGGTGTCAGGCAGGCGAAGTCACGCCCCACGGTCGTCGCAGGGCATAATTTATGTCACGAAATGATCATATCCGATCAATTTGCCGGTGTGGTGGGCGTGGGGGTGGACGCATCGACCGGCTGGCCCGAGGGTGCGCAGCTGCGCACCAGCTGCTCATAGCGGCTGACGACCCATCCCGGTGCGTCCTGCGGGATCTGCTGGTCCATCTGGCCGCGCATCCGTTCGAACACCTGAGCCGAGCGGGAATTGTCGACCATGGCCACGGGTTGGCTGGCCATAACCCGGTCGTAGACGATGAAGGCGATCGCGACGAGCAGGATGCCGCGCGCTACGCCGAACAGGAAGCCCATGCCCTGATCCACGCCCCCCAGCGCCGAACGCTGCACCACCGAAGAGAACAGCGGCGTGATGATCGAGAACAGCACCAGCGCCAGGGCAAAGACCGCGGCAAAGCCGGCGATAGTCGCTAGTTCGCAACTGTCGGCAAGGAATTTGTTGAGCCCCGGCACCTGCGCCACCATGGGCCGCACCGTCGCCGCGAAGATGAAGGCCAGCACCGCTGCGCCGATCCAACCCAGAATCGCCAGCGATTCGCGCACGAAGCCCCGTGCATAGGCCAGGATCGCCGAGAGGATGATCACGGCCGCGACAACGCCGTCGATGATGGTGAAACCGTCCATTTTACGCCCTTTCGCGGCATTCTCCGCGTTTTGGGGCCAGATCCTGCGCCATTATCCTGCGCCGAATGTCTCGCCCACGAAACTTGTCAGATCCGCGATGCGGTCGATCCGCATCCCGGCCACGCCCTCGACCTTGGTGGCCGATGGCAGGATCGCCCGTGAAAAACCAAGTTTCTGCGCCTCTTTCAACCTGTTTTCCGCCTGTGACACCGGGCGCAGCGCTCCGGACAGGCTTATCTCGCCGAAAAGCACGGCCTCGGGCGGCAGCGCCACATCCTCGCGCGCGCTTAGCAGCGCCGCGGCGATGGCCAGGTCGGCGGCGGGTTCGTTTACACGCATCCCCCCGGCAACATTAAGAAAAACATCCAAACCGGCGAAGGGGATGGCGCAGCGCGCCTCGAGCACGGCAAGGATGGTCGAGACGCGCCCTGCGTCCAGCCCGACTACGGTTCGGCGGGGACTCGCCAATGTCGAGGGGGCGACGAGGGCCTGCACCTCGGTCAGGACCGGCCGCGTGCCCTCGATCCCGGCGAAGACCGCCGATCCGGCGCTGGCCTCGCCGCGCTCGGACAGAAACAGCGCCGAGGGATTGGCCACTTCGGAAAGCCCGCCGCCGGTCATTTCGAAGACGCCGATCTCGTCCGCGGGGCCGAAGCGGTTCTTGTGCGCGCGCAGGATTCGGAACTGGTGACCGCGCTCGCCCTCGAAATACAAAACGGTATCGACCATATGCTCGACCACGCGCGGGCCGGCGATCTGCCCCTCTTTGGTGACATGGCCGACGAGGATGACCGAAGTGCCGCGCCGCTTGGCGAAGGTGACAAGTTCATGAACGGCGGCGCGGACCTGCGTTACCGATCCGGGTGCCGCCTCGATCCGGTCGGACCAGAGCGTCTGGATGGAATCGATCACGGCAACATCGGGCCGTTCGGTGTCGAGCGTGGTGAGGATGTCACGCAGCGCGGTTTCCGCCCCAAGCCGCACCGGCGCGTCGCCAAGGCCCAGGCGCTGCGCCCGCAGCCGGACCTGTGCGCTGGCCTCTTCGCCAGAGACATAGATCGCCTGTTGTCCTGTGCGCGCGAAGGCGGCTGCGGCTTGCAGAAGCAGGGTGGATTTACCGATGCCCGGATCGCCGCCGACAAGCACCGCCGAGCCGGGAACCAGCCCCCCACCCAGCACGCGGTCGAGTTCGGCAATGCCGGAAATCGCGCGCGGCGGCGGCGCCTCTTGTGTTTCCAGACCCGAAAGCGGGATGGGTTTGCCCTTGAGTGTGCCAAGGCCGCGGCCGGGGCCCTGCGAAAGCGGCACCTCCTCGATAACGGTGTTCCATGCGCCGCAGGCGTCGCAGCGACCGGACCATTTGCGGTGGCTGCCGCCGCAGGCAGTGCAGGTGAAGGCGGTGATCGGTTTGGCCATGGGCGTTATCT
This window harbors:
- the radA gene encoding DNA repair protein RadA, whose amino-acid sequence is MAKPITAFTCTACGGSHRKWSGRCDACGAWNTVIEEVPLSQGPGRGLGTLKGKPIPLSGLETQEAPPPRAISGIAELDRVLGGGLVPGSAVLVGGDPGIGKSTLLLQAAAAFARTGQQAIYVSGEEASAQVRLRAQRLGLGDAPVRLGAETALRDILTTLDTERPDVAVIDSIQTLWSDRIEAAPGSVTQVRAAVHELVTFAKRRGTSVILVGHVTKEGQIAGPRVVEHMVDTVLYFEGERGHQFRILRAHKNRFGPADEIGVFEMTGGGLSEVANPSALFLSERGEASAGSAVFAGIEGTRPVLTEVQALVAPSTLASPRRTVVGLDAGRVSTILAVLEARCAIPFAGLDVFLNVAGGMRVNEPAADLAIAAALLSAREDVALPPEAVLFGEISLSGALRPVSQAENRLKEAQKLGFSRAILPSATKVEGVAGMRIDRIADLTSFVGETFGAG
- a CDS encoding CvpA family protein, which encodes MDGFTIIDGVVAAVIILSAILAYARGFVRESLAILGWIGAAVLAFIFAATVRPMVAQVPGLNKFLADSCELATIAGFAAVFALALVLFSIITPLFSSVVQRSALGGVDQGMGFLFGVARGILLVAIAFIVYDRVMASQPVAMVDNSRSAQVFERMRGQMDQQIPQDAPGWVVSRYEQLVRSCAPSGQPVDASTPTPTTPAN